AGCTCCTCTGCACCTTCTAACCTTCATGGGTCTCCAGGTGCAAGGGACACTGTCAGCCAGCACCCTGGTCCCTTCTCCTGtgtcctgccctaccaaccctgGGGCTGCTGGCTTGGAAAAAACACCCAAATAACTTCCCAAATGTGCTATGCTGACGAGTTCCTCTTGAGGAAGACAGACGCTTCAGTCCCATTCCTGCCTGGGAACACAGCACACCCTTGGATGTTGACTTTGCACTTCTGGAGCTCAAGGAGAGGATGGTAGGGCCAGTGAACTATAAAATATGTAAGTTGCGTAGCATTAAAAATGCATCAGAAACTTTGAATTTATGGCTacatttgctgttttctgtggGGAGGGCTTAGTGCTTTGAGCCTGCACAAGCAACGGAGCTTGAGTATTTATTTTGTGAAACCAGAGCATGGCGTTCAGCCTGGTTGGGTGGAGGGCGTGCAGGAGCGAGCACATGCTCCAGGATGGCGTGTTTGTGTAGTGTAAATCTGTACACCACACAGAGAGAGGAAGCTCCAGAGAAAGAGGAGCGTGGCTGGGAATGTCTTGTGGCTAATGTGTGCATCCCAGGTGTGGGTTGCTGCAGACACCACTTTCTCCTGCAAACACCAATGTTTGGTCCTTTCGCTGCTATGTGGTGCTTTGGAAGGACGGTGCTGTGCAAGCCGGATGAGTGTCTTGCAGCAGGTTGTCACCAGGCATGAGTTTGGGATGCATCATGTGTTTGTTGAAAGGAAAAGGTACTCTGAAGTCTGCCAGTGATTCTGTTGTTTTCCCCCAAGGCCAGGGACTGGACTCAGCCAATCCTCCCTCCTGCTTTGGAAGAAGATGGCTTTTCAGAAATCAGAGTTTTCCACTACAGCTTCAAAAAGCAAACTGTTATGCTTTAGCTTTCACCTTTTCCATTTTCAGTGGTTAAAACTCTGTGCAGCATTGGGTTGGCCACCTTGATCGCAGGGTGAGCAATAGCAGGAGGGAGGAGCAGGCAGTGGAGGCAACCCCTCTAGGCTGGTGCCTTGTTTCTTGCCCATGGGCAGCCCACATGTGGACACCATGGTCCTTCTCCAGGTCTCCTCTGCCATGCAAGGAGGACAGGAGGGATGCAAGTGAGGCCAAGAGCTGGCTGGATTTCTCCCAAGAGCTGCTGAACCTGCAGGAGTATCCCCATCAGTGTGGGCCAAGCAGTAAGAGGGAATGACCAACCAACACTGGCAGCATGCGGTGAGGAGGGGTGGGTTTGCTCTTCGCTGAACATCCCCCAGTCCCACACTGTCCCAGGCCACGCATGGCTGCCAGGACTCTCCCGGGCTGCAGGGAGAATGGGAACTACATGAGCAGAAGAACCCAGGTAGATGCAGGTCAACATTAAATGCAGCCGACATGAAACGCTGTTTTGATTCAGGATTGTCAGAAAGGCTTGTTTCCGCAAGAGTACAAGAACAGACCGGTTCCTGATGGTGTCTGGTTTTGTTCTGCAAGCAGTTCTGAGACTTTTATTTGCTCTTCACATAGGATGAGTATAAATGTCCGAATCTGAGTCTGAGCGACTGCTCTCGGGATGGAACCAAAGTTCTCCATCAGTTTGGATTAGGGTACGCTTGGGCAGCCACATGGGAGAGCTACCTCAGAGAAACTCAGCAGAAGGTGCCGTCTGTTCTCTTGGCAAGCACAGCTCTGCCAGAGTTGATTCCCATTTTTATCTGTCTTACCCAAGTGAGGTAGAGTGGAGGATAATCTGAGAATGAGCTGCAGGCCTTGACCTCTGCTTGGTAGGGTAGGCTCATCAGGTCTGCAAAAACCTGTGTTTTGGCTGTGTGTGCTCTGGCACTGTGGCAAGGAACATACACAGGGGACTTGCAAAGATGGAGGTCTCTGGTAACACTCCCATCCTGCAAGAAGGACATAAAACGAAAAGGCTACTGAAACAGTGGATTTGGTGACAACCAGGGCAGCACCCAGTGTTAAAACAGCAAGGTGCCATTGGGAAGATCTTACTTTCCTTCCAGGGCTTCCCATGCTTTGTCTCCTCTCCTGCGCCCTTCTCTTAGTGGTGCAATGCCTGCTAGCTGGGACCACCCAGGACAGGTGGCCAGTGTCCGAGCAGAGCGAAACTCTCCATCCAGCTGGAAAAGGGTGATGCAAGTGTGGCACGTACCTGCCTATCTCCTCTCTCCCCAGGCGCTCAATGGCTTTGTACTGGTGGTGACATCGGAAGGACTGATATTTTACTCCTCGCATACCATTCAGGACTATCTGGGATTTCATCAGGTTGGTGGGACACCTTTGACTCACTGTGGTGGGGTTGCAGATTGGATTTTTACCTTAGTGGTGGAGAATAGCCACAAGTTCCCTGTGAGGGGGAAGCTCTGCAGGGATCACAAGGTCTTGTGGGGTCTGTCAGGCTTTTCCTTGGTCTTGTGGATTTGGACCTTATCTTGCCAGACGTGGTTGTGAGGAGGTGTCAAAGCAACTTCACTAGCCCACAGATGCTTTCCACCAGCCATGCTGACAGGCCCCATTGTGCAATGTCATGGTGAGGTGTCTGTGGTTCCCTGCCCAGTTTGTCTTTGGGTACTCACTCTTCTGGTTGACCCCTGGTAGATCCCATAAGGCTCCAATGCTTTGTGGTTATCTAGGCACTAGGTCAGATTTACAGGGAAGTGGGACTTGCCTACAGTCCTTTAGTTACTGTGGTTTGGTGTTGTTCCTGCATAGCTGGCTTTTCCCACCACCTGGGGTAGATGAGGATTGTCCACCTGGGCAGAGGGAGCAAAGTCCCGGAGCAGGTGCCTTGTTCTCTCGGTAACAGTGTAGGGCTGGGGTGGCTTTGCGGCTGCCTTGTTCCCAAATCCATGTTTTCATCTCATCCTGTCAGTCAGCACTGGGATTTTGAAGAGGAGCTGTCACATTTTGTCAGAGGGGAGCTGTGTTGCTCATGCTAGTGGCTTTTTAGTATGGGCATGTCTGGCCCAACGTGGGGAAGTGGTCCTTAGAGCCAGATGTGCTGCCTGTTCCCACCAGCATCAGCGCTTGTGGAAGGTGTCAGACCTCATTCAGCCAGCGACCTAGTTGAGCACTGGGGGAGTTGGGTGGGATATGGCCAACAGCACAGGATTAGGGGCCATGGCAAGCTGTTTCCAGGTGGGACATGAAAACTGGTGCCCAGGGGCAGCCCACAGAGCTCACACTTTGCTTTATTCCTCTAGACAGATGTCATGCACCAGAGCGTCTTTGAGCTGATCCACACTGAGGACCAGCAGGAGTTCAGACGCAACCTCCACTGGGCCCTCAACCCACCCCACGCTCCCGAGGGTGAGCCTTCTGCAGAAGGTAAAGGCAGGTTGGGAGCCAGGCGTCCTGGGTGGCACAAGATGTGTAGCTGCCCACGTACCCAGTTCCCTGCCATCGCTTGTGTGGGGCTTGTGTCCTTGTGGGCCATGGGTTCATCCCAAATGCTTTAACTTTCTGTGGGTTTCTGTTGCTGTGCTTTGCACTGCCAGAGTCCCTGATGCTGGGGACCTCCAACCCTTGCTGGGGGACCCTTGCTTGCTCCTCTTTCAGtccttctctcccacagcagggaaGAGTCTCAGCTCTTCTGCTGTCGCCTACAAACCGGATCAGCTGCCCCCAGAAAACTCCTCCTTTCTGGAAAGGAGCTTTGTGTGCCGATTTCGCTGCCTCCTGGATAATTCTTCTGGCTTCCTGGTGAGTACAGACCTGTGCCATGACCTCCACAGCAGGAGGGGGTGCAGGCTCACCCCATGGgatctctgccactgctggagcatAAAAATTTGCCTTGAGAGACCCAGTGCACCTTCCTGCCACGTGCAGGTCCTGCCTGTTTCAAACAGGAGAtatttctgctgtttttcatACGTTTGATCTGTACCTAAAACTTCTCTGCATCTTGTTTTAATAGTCAGCACTGGAACTGCAAAGGACAAGCTGCAAGAGATTGTTTGCATTAACTCTGCAGCAAGATGGCTTGTTTTCCACACAGATctcttccctctcttctctctccaccAGGTTTTCTGTGTGACACTgagttttttcttcccttcccaggCTTTAAACCTTCAAGGCAGGCTGAAATTCCTTCATGGGCAGAACAAAAAGTCTGAAGATGGATCTGTGCTGCCACCCCAGCTTGCTCTCTTCGCTATCTCCACCCCCTTGCAGCCACCGTCCATCCTGCAGATCCGAACCAAGAACATGATCTTCAGGACAAAGCACAAGCTGGATTTTACCCCCTTGGCCTGTGATGCCAAGTAAGCAGCAGAGCTGATCTGAGGGGTGATGCTGCTGGTTTCCATCATTGCCAGTCCATCCCCTGACTGGGTGATGTCTCACCCTTGCTCTGTCACTGAGCTGGGTGCCTTCTCACTTTCCCACAGGGGGAAGATAGTTTTGGGATACACTGAGGCAGAGCTGCGAATGTGCGGCACCGGCTACCAGTTCGTCCACGCTGCCGACATGCTGTACTGTGCTGAGAACCATGTCAGGAGTAAGAGTCCCTTCCTTGGTTCCTTGTGCCCGTCTCTGAGGCTGATCAGTGGGCTGGGCTAGGAGCAGCTCCTGTGGCTGCTGTGTTAAGCCCACCAGCTCTCTCCCAATAggatcatagactcatagaatagtttgggttagaagggaccttcaaagcttatctagtccagtcccccctgcaatgagcagggacatcttcacccagatcaggttgctcagagccccatccagcctggccttgaatgtctcaagAGATGTGGCATCTACcagctctctgagcaacctgggccagtgtctcaccaccctcattgcaaaaaatttcttcctcatgtccagcctgaatttcccctcctttagtttagaaccattaccccttgtcctgttgtagtaggtcctactaaaaagtctgtccatcattcttatgggcccctttttaCTACTAAAAGGCTGCAACAAGATCTCCCCAGAGCGTTCTCTTCCCTGGGCTAAACAagccaaactctctcagcctgtcctcataggagaggtactTCAGCCCTCTGAttgtctttgtggcctcctctggaccctttccaacaggtccatgtcttttctgtagtgaTGGCTGATCCAGAGCAGAGAAGATGCTTTGCTTGATGCCTTGCTGTGATGCTCTTGTCACCACAGGGAGCTTGGGGTGGCGTGTAGTGATGGGTATTTGGGTATTTAGCTGGGATGGTGTCCCCTGCCCATGCCAGCCATGCCTCTGCTGTGACTCCACCTGCTTATCCTGGCTGGAAGCAGCAGCATTGCTggaggcagccctgcctgcggtgACATGTTGACAGCCCTGGGCACGCGTGCTTCCTCCTGGCAGTGATGAAGACGGGCGAGAGTGGTCTGACGGTCTTCCGCCTGCTGACGAAGGAGAAGCGCTGGAAGTGGGTGCAGGCCAACGCACGACTCGTTTACAAGAACGGCAAGCCTGAGTACATCATTGTCACACAGAGACCTCTCGTGTAAGTGCCATCTGGGTCAGCCCAGgcagagatggggacaggctgGCTTTTTGCATCACTGTGGGTTCTGGGATGCCCCAGGCAGGGCAGGATGCTCTATTGGTCATTGCTTCTTAAGCCTTTTGAAGGAGCAGCCTTAGAATTCTGTATTTTGATGCTGTTCAACCACGTCCTCCTCTGCAAGGCTACGCCACGAGTTTGGGATAGtgctgagcagtgccctgcacctcccatccctgccccagtGTTCTGGGTACCAGTCCAGACTTAACCTGGGGAGACTGGTGGATgctctccagcagctgtagggacAGGAGAGTGCAGGAATAGCAAGGACCTCAAATGTGGCTGCTGTATGGCAGCAGCCCAACATCCCTGTCCTAGAGGATGCAGCATAGATGAGCATGGCAAAGGTGTGACTTCTATCAGAGCTACATTATCCTTTGCATTTTAAGTATCCTCTTGGTTATGCTACAGGTGTGTGTTttcgtgtgtgtatatataaaagtgtgtgtgtgtttgtatgtaaaTGTACATGTGTGTGGTTCTGCTTGATACATGCATGCTGTTTGTAGCAAAGGAGCTTTGGCTTACAGAAATCACAATTATCCATTGCAGAGGTGTTTTGCGGCATGTGTTTTTGCATATACAAGCCTAATCTCCtcttcctgccctgcagagacGAAGAAGGAGGCGAGCACCTTCGAAAGCGGTCCATGCATCTTCCCTTTACCTTTGCTACAGGAGAAGCACTTTTATACCAAAGTGCTTACCCTCTCCCGGGCTTCCCTGACCCTTTTCAGAGCAAAGGGAAAACCAGCAAGCCCAAGAAGACCTCCCACAGCCACAGAGGTCGCTCCCAGAAGGACGGTGTTGACCCCAGTTCTCTGCTGGGCGCCGTGATGCGACAGGACAAGGCGGCATATGTCTCCCATCCAGCTCCCACAACtaactgctcctgcagcagcagttgCGTGGACCACCTCAGGGATACCTCCTTGCTGGATGCAAGAGGAGATGGCTGGAGTGTGGGCACTGCTCCAGCTTCTTCAAGCAGGGACAGCCTCAAAGAGGAGCTGGTAGATTTTCAGCAGGAGGACCCTCTCTTGGCCACTCTAGACTCACTGTCAATTAAGAGCGACGAGAGCTGTTCCAACAATGAGCTGTTCAGTGCACTGGAGGGCCTGGGGTTGAATGCCGAAGACTtggagctcctgctgctggatgaGAAAATGGTGATGGTCAATATGGACCCTGACCGCACCCCATCCCAGAACAACTGCCTCACCAGCAATGAGATTCTCTCCTACATCCACACTATGCTGCCAAACAAGCACGAGGAAGGACAACAGGTCTGTCCCCTCCCAGGCACATCCCTGAGCCCATGTGGAGGCACCACTGTGTACCAGGCCCACGTGGAGGATGAGGACTCACAGTATGTGCCCCAGCATGTGGTGCAGCCTAGCATCGGCCCTGGCCAGCCCCCTGCTCAGCTGTGGGAACAGCCCCTCCATACCatgccagggcagccacccccGCTGCTGCGGGAGCTggctgaggaagagggagagCTGGCTGAAGGCTTAGAGTGGAggccagctggggaggatggtctgctcctcttcctccagctggCACAGGGCAACCCATGGGACAAGGCACCCAGCTCACCCCCAGGAACCTCCTGCCCACAGGATCCCCCCAGGGCTCGGCAGCTGGAGGAGAGCTTCCCGGCCATGCATCCCAGCCAAGAGGATGCTCGTCAGTCCTTCTCCCTGCACAGCCAGTGCCAGGGAGGACCACCCAGCCAGCCGAAACACCATTACGCGCCGATGAATGGATTGTGCGGCCGCAGCCCTGACCCCACTctgcaccccctccccagcagcagccccagcctgtTGCAGGACCGTGTTCCCCTGCTCCTGGGGTCCCCAACTCAGCCTGGTTTTTATGGCATCAGCCAAGACTTCATCTCCCAGCACCAGGGATGCTGGAGTCCCGGACCTGGCATGCCAGCAGTACATTTTAATCTGAATGGATTATGCAGCATGGAAACTGCAGGCAGCAGGGGGTCCCAGGCAGAGATGGCTCCCTGCTCGGGGTTTTTTTCACCCTCCTTATGCCAGCTTATTcctgagaagcagctgagtgCCTCCATGCCCCAGCACCCTTTTCCGAGCTCGTCTGCAGAGTGTTTCAGGAGCATCAGCAGCCTGCTGGAGACTCCCGTGAACTCCTATGGGACATACACCTCTGCACTGAGCCGGGAGAGCAGACACAGGGTAAGGCCTTTGCTCTGCTCTCATGCTCAGTTTTTTTCTGTGCTGATGTTTTCTGGGGTGTGTGGAAGAGCCCATGTCTGCAGTGATGCTTCCCCATCCTGCAGCATCACCTGGCAGGGTGAGATGTCTAGGATGGGTCTGTCCTGCATCCCTGGTTGTCCAGCCCTTCCCTGGTGATTACTGTCCCAAGAGCAGCTTGTTTCTTGGTGCCAGACATCATCTGCTATTGGAACAGTGCCCCGCTGTCTCACAGGAGTCTCTGTGTTAAGTTCTGTAGCCATCAGATGCTGTCAGATCATCTTCTGCTTCTTTCTGAAGGCCATACTCTGCAGCTCAGGTCCTCTCATTCTCTATCTCCTCCACTTAACACACCAGGCACCTTCTATTATAGCTCGGCCAAAGAGCTTGTCTCTGGTCCTGTTTAGGAGTTTGGGAGCTTGTAGGAGGAGCTGTGAGGAACTTCATTCTAGAAATGAAGTGATAAGTCGGCATTTGCTCCCCCTTCTGCCAGACTCCTCTGGGCACTAGCCCAATCAGTACTTGTAAAAAGCTGCAAAATTACTCAaggctttgttttctctctcttctcctagCATGAGAGCAGCTGTGGTTTGCCCAACGCTCCCATGGGACTCCCAGGTGCCCGCCCGGTGCTGGAGGGGAGCCTGGTCCCCCCCTGCCAGCCGCATCCCCGGGCAGAAGTGCTACCAGAGCATCCTCACGCCTCCAGCAGTGACTTCTGTCTCTA
Above is a genomic segment from Patagioenas fasciata isolate bPatFas1 chromosome 7, bPatFas1.hap1, whole genome shotgun sequence containing:
- the LOC136103010 gene encoding aryl hydrocarbon receptor-like isoform X4 translates to MPKKHRGMETVAADQLRAWQRYLRANCSYRASHALSPLLRPSLSGAMPASWDHPGQVASVRAERNSPSSWKRVMQVWHVPAYLLSPQALNGFVLVVTSEGLIFYSSHTIQDYLGFHQTDVMHQSVFELIHTEDQQEFRRNLHWALNPPHAPEGEPSAEAGKSLSSSAVAYKPDQLPPENSSFLERSFVCRFRCLLDNSSGFLALNLQGRLKFLHGQNKKSEDGSVLPPQLALFAISTPLQPPSILQIRTKNMIFRTKHKLDFTPLACDAKGKIVLGYTEAELRMCGTGYQFVHAADMLYCAENHVRMMKTGESGLTVFRLLTKEKRWKWVQANARLVYKNGKPEYIIVTQRPLVDEEGGEHLRKRSMHLPFTFATGEALLYQSAYPLPGFPDPFQSKGKTSKPKKTSHSHRGRSQKDGVDPSSLLGAVMRQDKAAYVSHPAPTTNCSCSSSCVDHLRDTSLLDARGDGWSVGTAPASSSRDSLKEELVDFQQEDPLLATLDSLSIKSDESCSNNELFSALEGLGLNAEDLELLLLDEKMVMVNMDPDRTPSQNNCLTSNEILSYIHTMLPNKHEEGQQVCPLPGTSLSPCGGTTVYQAHVEDEDSQYVPQHVVQPSIGPGQPPAQLWEQPLHTMPGQPPPLLRELAEEEGELAEGLEWRPAGEDGLLLFLQLAQGNPWDKAPSSPPGTSCPQDPPRARQLEESFPAMHPSQEDARQSFSLHSQCQGGPPSQPKHHYAPMNGLCGRSPDPTLHPLPSSSPSLLQDRVPLLLGSPTQPGFYGISQDFISQHQGCWSPGPGMPAVHFNLNGLCSMETAGSRGSQAEMAPCSGFFSPSLCQLIPEKQLSASMPQHPFPSSSAECFRSISSLLETPVNSYGTYTSALSRESRHRHESSCGLPNAPMGLPGARPVLEGSLVPPCQPHPRAEVLPEHPHASSSDFCL
- the LOC136103010 gene encoding aryl hydrocarbon receptor-like isoform X2; this encodes MYAGRKRRKPVPRAVRPGPAEGGTSNPSKRHRERLNWELERLAGLLPFPEEVVAGLDKLSVLRLSAGYLRAKSFFSVALKNHDAKEAQGDGDRGCGPAPGLAAIPEGELLLQALNGFVLVVTSEGLIFYSSHTIQDYLGFHQTDVMHQSVFELIHTEDQQEFRRNLHWALNPPHAPEGEPSAEGKSLSSSAVAYKPDQLPPENSSFLERSFVCRFRCLLDNSSGFLALNLQGRLKFLHGQNKKSEDGSVLPPQLALFAISTPLQPPSILQIRTKNMIFRTKHKLDFTPLACDAKGKIVLGYTEAELRMCGTGYQFVHAADMLYCAENHVRMMKTGESGLTVFRLLTKEKRWKWVQANARLVYKNGKPEYIIVTQRPLVDEEGGEHLRKRSMHLPFTFATGEALLYQSAYPLPGFPDPFQSKGKTSKPKKTSHSHRGRSQKDGVDPSSLLGAVMRQDKAAYVSHPAPTTNCSCSSSCVDHLRDTSLLDARGDGWSVGTAPASSSRDSLKEELVDFQQEDPLLATLDSLSIKSDESCSNNELFSALEGLGLNAEDLELLLLDEKMVMVNMDPDRTPSQNNCLTSNEILSYIHTMLPNKHEEGQQVCPLPGTSLSPCGGTTVYQAHVEDEDSQYVPQHVVQPSIGPGQPPAQLWEQPLHTMPGQPPPLLRELAEEEGELAEGLEWRPAGEDGLLLFLQLAQGNPWDKAPSSPPGTSCPQDPPRARQLEESFPAMHPSQEDARQSFSLHSQCQGGPPSQPKHHYAPMNGLCGRSPDPTLHPLPSSSPSLLQDRVPLLLGSPTQPGFYGISQDFISQHQGCWSPGPGMPAVHFNLNGLCSMETAGSRGSQAEMAPCSGFFSPSLCQLIPEKQLSASMPQHPFPSSSAECFRSISSLLETPVNSYGTYTSALSRESRHRHESSCGLPNAPMGLPGARPVLEGSLVPPCQPHPRAEVLPEHPHASSSDFCL
- the LOC136103010 gene encoding aryl hydrocarbon receptor-like isoform X1; the encoded protein is MYAGRKRRKPVPRAVRPGPAEGGTSNPSKRHRERLNWELERLAGLLPFPEEVVAGLDKLSVLRLSAGYLRAKSFFSVALKNHDAKEAQGDGDRGCGPAPGLAAIPEGELLLQALNGFVLVVTSEGLIFYSSHTIQDYLGFHQTDVMHQSVFELIHTEDQQEFRRNLHWALNPPHAPEGEPSAEAGKSLSSSAVAYKPDQLPPENSSFLERSFVCRFRCLLDNSSGFLALNLQGRLKFLHGQNKKSEDGSVLPPQLALFAISTPLQPPSILQIRTKNMIFRTKHKLDFTPLACDAKGKIVLGYTEAELRMCGTGYQFVHAADMLYCAENHVRMMKTGESGLTVFRLLTKEKRWKWVQANARLVYKNGKPEYIIVTQRPLVDEEGGEHLRKRSMHLPFTFATGEALLYQSAYPLPGFPDPFQSKGKTSKPKKTSHSHRGRSQKDGVDPSSLLGAVMRQDKAAYVSHPAPTTNCSCSSSCVDHLRDTSLLDARGDGWSVGTAPASSSRDSLKEELVDFQQEDPLLATLDSLSIKSDESCSNNELFSALEGLGLNAEDLELLLLDEKMVMVNMDPDRTPSQNNCLTSNEILSYIHTMLPNKHEEGQQVCPLPGTSLSPCGGTTVYQAHVEDEDSQYVPQHVVQPSIGPGQPPAQLWEQPLHTMPGQPPPLLRELAEEEGELAEGLEWRPAGEDGLLLFLQLAQGNPWDKAPSSPPGTSCPQDPPRARQLEESFPAMHPSQEDARQSFSLHSQCQGGPPSQPKHHYAPMNGLCGRSPDPTLHPLPSSSPSLLQDRVPLLLGSPTQPGFYGISQDFISQHQGCWSPGPGMPAVHFNLNGLCSMETAGSRGSQAEMAPCSGFFSPSLCQLIPEKQLSASMPQHPFPSSSAECFRSISSLLETPVNSYGTYTSALSRESRHRHESSCGLPNAPMGLPGARPVLEGSLVPPCQPHPRAEVLPEHPHASSSDFCL
- the LOC136103010 gene encoding aryl hydrocarbon receptor-like isoform X3, translating into MYAGRKRRKPVPRAVRPGPAEGGTSNPSKRHRERLNWELERLAGLLPFPEEVVAGLDKLSVLRLSAGYLRAKSFFSVALKNHDAKEAQGDGDRGCGPAPGLAAIPEGELLLQALNGFVLVVTSEGLIFYSSHTIQDYLGFHQTDVMHQSVFELIHTEDQQEFRRNLHWALNPPHAPEGKSLSSSAVAYKPDQLPPENSSFLERSFVCRFRCLLDNSSGFLALNLQGRLKFLHGQNKKSEDGSVLPPQLALFAISTPLQPPSILQIRTKNMIFRTKHKLDFTPLACDAKGKIVLGYTEAELRMCGTGYQFVHAADMLYCAENHVRMMKTGESGLTVFRLLTKEKRWKWVQANARLVYKNGKPEYIIVTQRPLVDEEGGEHLRKRSMHLPFTFATGEALLYQSAYPLPGFPDPFQSKGKTSKPKKTSHSHRGRSQKDGVDPSSLLGAVMRQDKAAYVSHPAPTTNCSCSSSCVDHLRDTSLLDARGDGWSVGTAPASSSRDSLKEELVDFQQEDPLLATLDSLSIKSDESCSNNELFSALEGLGLNAEDLELLLLDEKMVMVNMDPDRTPSQNNCLTSNEILSYIHTMLPNKHEEGQQVCPLPGTSLSPCGGTTVYQAHVEDEDSQYVPQHVVQPSIGPGQPPAQLWEQPLHTMPGQPPPLLRELAEEEGELAEGLEWRPAGEDGLLLFLQLAQGNPWDKAPSSPPGTSCPQDPPRARQLEESFPAMHPSQEDARQSFSLHSQCQGGPPSQPKHHYAPMNGLCGRSPDPTLHPLPSSSPSLLQDRVPLLLGSPTQPGFYGISQDFISQHQGCWSPGPGMPAVHFNLNGLCSMETAGSRGSQAEMAPCSGFFSPSLCQLIPEKQLSASMPQHPFPSSSAECFRSISSLLETPVNSYGTYTSALSRESRHRHESSCGLPNAPMGLPGARPVLEGSLVPPCQPHPRAEVLPEHPHASSSDFCL